The Deltaproteobacteria bacterium genome contains the following window.
CTTTTCGGCTTTAGCAAGTTCTTCTTCCAGTTTGATTTTCTCGGTGATATCCCGGAAGACCAAAACCACCCCCAGGATTTCCCCTTTTTGATCCCGAATAGGTGCCCCGCTGTCGGCGATAATCCGTTCTCGTTGGTCTTTGCTTATCAGCACCGTTCCATTGGCCAATTCCACAATACCGCCGGTTTTGATCACCTTTTCCACCGGGTTTTCCCGGCGCTCCCGGGTCCTTTCATTGATGATATAAAAGCATTCTTCCAAAGGCCGGCCGGCGGTTTCTTTCTGGGACCAACCGGTTAATTCTTCGGCGATTCGGTTTATTAAAACGATGTTTCCTTTCAGGTCCGTTGTAATCACGCCATCCCCAATGGACCGGAGTGTCACGGCCAGCCGTTCCTTTTCGTTAGCCAGGGCGGATTCGGCCTTTTTGCGTTCGGTAATATCCCGGATAATGGCCTGATGGTACTTCACCCCCTCAATATCCATGGAACGAAAGCTGATCTCCACCGGAAATTCGGTTCCATCTTTCCGTCGATGGATCGTTTCATATATCATTCCCTTGTGATCTTCAAACTGTTCCAATTGTTGTTCATAAAGGAGTTTGGAATTCAATGAACGCATCTCTTTGGCCTTCAGACCGAGAAATTCCTCTTTGGAATATCCATAAGCCGACAAGGCCCGATCGTTGACCTCGATAATCTGATGATCCTGATCGGTGAGCAGGATGATATCATTGGCATACTTGGTCAGATAAAGGTAATGCTGGGTCAGGGCCTGACGCTCCAATTCCCCCTGATATTGATTCCGATAATAAACAGACCGTTGATGACGCCAGATAAGCCCCAGGCTCACCCCGGCTGCCAGGATCATCAAGATTATCAAGAGGGCGACCATCCAGGCCCGTTCCTTTAAAGGGGCATAGACTTCTTCGGCATCCTCCTTGGTGATTAAAAACCAGGGGGAATCCGGGATGGACCGCCCGGCTAATAAAACCGGTTTTCCCCCGTAATCCAGGTCTTCAACAACACCCCTTCCCTGGTAGACGGCCCATAACCCGGAAGACCTTCTATCCCCTGTAGATAACCGAAAGGACAGGGCTGATTCCCGATAATGACGTAATTCATTTAAAAAAACAAATTCTTCCCCCTGGCGGCAAAAAAGGATGGATTCACCGGTCCGACTGGCAGTAGGCCAGGACCGGATAAAGGGATAAAGAAAGCGGTAAGGGTCTATTCTTAAAAGAAGTACCCCAACCGGCTGCAGGGTGGATCCTTCCCGGTTAAGAATGGGGACAAGCAGACTTAGCCGCAGGGCCTCGGAAATTTTACTTTGGTAAAGATCGGAGAGGATGGCCTTTTTAGTTTTGACGGCCTCCAGGGTCAACTGCCTGGCATCGGGACCGATCTCCTTCTCCTTTTTGGGAACGAAGTAACGGACCCTTCCCTTCAAGTCGAGGAGAAGGATGTTATCATACTGGTTGTGTTGAAGAGAAGATATCCAGGCCTGGATCTCTTCCTTTATTTCAGGGTTGGAATCTCCGGAGAGAAACCGTTGTACCCTTCGGCCGATCGTAGAATTCCCCAGGACCAGAGCGGCATCTCCCATACGCTCCCGGCGCCAATTGATGATTTGATTGACCTTTAAATCGGCGATGGCCGAGAGTTCTTCGCCTTTTTCCCTTTTAAAATGCCCCTTTTGTTCTATGTAATATAGATATCCGGCCAGGGTAATTCCCAGAGAGAGAAGCAAAAATATAAGAATCAGAGACCAGGGGATCTTTTGTGAAAATTTTGGATCTTTCATGGATTAATACTCTTTAAATTCTTTTTCCTCAAAAGGGATCACCTGATCGGGCCGGACTTCCTGGCCTTGGCCGGTGGTCTGACCCAGGGGTTTCCTTTTCCGGTAATTCCCGGGCCAACTTTCTGGAATCTCCTTTCTTTCGGGAACTTCCCGTAATTCATTGCGATTTTTTAGCGTTTGAGGATGGTCGATCCTTATGGGTTTCCGGGCATTTCCTTTTCCGTTAATAATCATTATCAACTCCTTTACAAATTGGTTCATCTCCCCGGCCTGGCTGTTCAATTCTTCCGAAGCAGAGGCCGATTCTTCAGCATTAGCTGCTGTTTGCTGAATTACCTTATCCATTTCAGAAACCGCTTTATTGATCTGTTCGATCCCTTGGGCTTGTTCTTGAGAGGCGGCGGCGATCTCGGCGATCAGCCCCTGTACCTTGTGGGCTCTTTCGGCAGCTCTTTTAAAGGAATCATTGGTCTTGATGACTATTCCTGAGCCATTACCAACTTTTTTGACCGTGTCTTCGATTAAGACAGCCGTATTTTTTGCCGCTTCCGCAGCCCGGAGGGCCAGGTTCCTTACTTCATCGGCCACCACGGCAAATCCGGCCCCTGCTTCTCCGGCCCGGGCGGCCTCGACGGCCGCATTCAAGGCCAACAGATTGGTCTGAAAGGCTATCTCGTCTATAGTTTTGATAATCTTTCCGGTTTCTTCACCGGCCCGGGAAATTTCCTGCATGGATTTATTCAGATCTTTCATGGCCTGATTAGCCTCCTCCATCACCCGGCCGGTATCCGTCATCAGGGTGTTGGCCTGATTGGCATTTTCGGCGTTCTGTTTGGTCATGGACGCCATTTCCTCCATGGAGGAAGAGGTTTCTTCCAGGCCGGCCGCTTGCTCTGAGGCCCCTTCGGCCAAGGACTGGCTGGCCGAAGCCACCTGACCGGAAGCTGTGGCCACCTGCGACGCCCCGTCTTTAATGCCTTCCACCACACGATTGATCGGTTTGGTTATGCTGCGAGTCAGAAAAAATGCGATTAAGCCCCCCAGGATCAAAGCTGAACCCCCCAAAATGACCATCATCAGCCGGACGGCATAAAAGACCCTCTCTGCCTCATCAGCCATTTTTTTACTGTTTTCATTCTGGAAGGTCACCAAAGCATCGATGGCCTCCAATAATTGTCCCTGGGGTCCCCGCACTTCTTTCATGAGTACTTCGCCGGCTTCCTGGCCTTTATTAGAGAGACCGAAATCCACGGCCTTATTAATTAAAGGATCGATTTTTTGTTGAGAATCTTTAATCTTGCCCAGGATCTCCTTGCCCTTTTCCGATTTAACCGTCCGGAAAAGTTTATCGAAATCTTCATGGAACTTTTCCCTGGCCCGGTTGATCCTTTCTTTTTCCTTTTGCCTGAAATCGTTTTCGTTGCTCAAGGCGATATTGCGCACAGCCCGAGCCACGATATTCATCTGCCGGTCCATTTCATTGGCCAGAAAAATTT
Protein-coding sequences here:
- a CDS encoding PAS domain S-box protein, yielding MKDPKFSQKIPWSLILIFLLLSLGITLAGYLYYIEQKGHFKREKGEELSAIADLKVNQIINWRRERMGDAALVLGNSTIGRRVQRFLSGDSNPEIKEEIQAWISSLQHNQYDNILLLDLKGRVRYFVPKKEKEIGPDARQLTLEAVKTKKAILSDLYQSKISEALRLSLLVPILNREGSTLQPVGVLLLRIDPYRFLYPFIRSWPTASRTGESILFCRQGEEFVFLNELRHYRESALSFRLSTGDRRSSGLWAVYQGRGVVEDLDYGGKPVLLAGRSIPDSPWFLITKEDAEEVYAPLKERAWMVALLIILMILAAGVSLGLIWRHQRSVYYRNQYQGELERQALTQHYLYLTKYANDIILLTDQDHQIIEVNDRALSAYGYSKEEFLGLKAKEMRSLNSKLLYEQQLEQFEDHKGMIYETIHRRKDGTEFPVEISFRSMDIEGVKYHQAIIRDITERKKAESALANEKERLAVTLRSIGDGVITTDLKGNIVLINRIAEELTGWSQKETAGRPLEECFYIINERTRERRENPVEKVIKTGGIVELANGTVLISKDQRERIIADSGAPIRDQKGEILGVVLVFRDITEKIKLEEELAKAEK